The genomic segment CGGGAAGCGGTAGCGCTTCCGCCCCGAGAGGTCGGCGACGCCGCCCGAGAGCGGCACGGAGTCGACGTAGACGGCCTCGAACACCGGTTCGTGGCGGCCGTAGTTCGCGTTCGTCTCGTAGTCGGCGACGACGGTGCCGTCCGCCGTCACCGAGTCGTCGGCGCGTTCGCCCGTCGCGCGGACGACGACGAGGAGGCTCTGCGTCTCCCTGTCGCGCACCAGGTCGCCGGGGGCGCGGTCGTGTCGCGCACAGAGAGCGGGCGCGCGGTCGAACCGCGGGACGAACGTCCGGCGGCCGCAGACGGCGCAGACCCCGGCGCGTTCGCCGGGCGCGGGGACGAGGCGTTCGGTTATCTCGATGGCGACGCGGCGCAGGTGCTTACACTGCGCGCCCCGGATGGCGTTGTCCGGGCAGGTGCAGGTTCCCGTCTCCACGTCGGCGACGTACGTTCCGCCCTCCGTCTCGACGACGTACCGGCCGTCCCGCAGGGGCCGGACGGCCATCGGTTCCTCGCGGGCGCGGCGGGCGCGGCCCGTGTACCCCTCTGCGGGGAGGACCGTCTTCCGCCGTACCGGCCTGACGGTCGGGCTGGAACGTGCTTTCGACGCGGGTGTGTTTCGAGTGTGCGTCATGGGTAATTCGGCCGAGAGAGGTGGCTCTCTCGCTATCTTTCCGTACGCTCCCGACGAACCTAAACCCTCGTTTCGTCTGCAATTCGCGAACGTTCTTCGAAGCGCTTTTAGAACGGCCGCGGGAAGGCGGGAGCATGGCTATCGATGCGGAGATGCGTCAGAAGATACTCGTCTCCGTCGTCTCAGTCGGCTTCTTCATCGCACTCATCGTGGGGGTCGGCGTGGCGTACAACGAATCCGGACTCGCGGGGAACGGCGGGCTGATACTCGTCGGAACCATCGCACTGTTCGTGCTGGTGATGGGCGTCGTCGGCGTCTTGCTCGACCGGTAGGCTCCCCGCAGACTCGCTCCACTCGAAACGACGGTCTCTCACTCTCT from the Halogeometricum rufum genome contains:
- a CDS encoding SWIM zinc finger family protein, coding for MTHTRNTPASKARSSPTVRPVRRKTVLPAEGYTGRARRAREEPMAVRPLRDGRYVVETEGGTYVADVETGTCTCPDNAIRGAQCKHLRRVAIEITERLVPAPGERAGVCAVCGRRTFVPRFDRAPALCARHDRAPGDLVRDRETQSLLVVVRATGERADDSVTADGTVVADYETNANYGRHEPVFEAVYVDSVPLSGGVADLSGRKRYRFPASRLRPVESAFADGETVRGATESERSETMQASLV
- a CDS encoding DUF7472 family protein, with protein sequence MAIDAEMRQKILVSVVSVGFFIALIVGVGVAYNESGLAGNGGLILVGTIALFVLVMGVVGVLLDR